One window of Planktothrix serta PCC 8927 genomic DNA carries:
- a CDS encoding MgPME-cyclase complex family protein, whose amino-acid sequence MQTYYYVLGSRKFLIEEEPLEEVLRERARNYQENEKELDFWLVQQPAFLEAPEMAEIKAKCPQPAVAIISTNKQVVVWLKLRLEYVLTGEFPAPTASIPDALASLATAS is encoded by the coding sequence ATGCAGACTTATTACTACGTTTTAGGCAGCCGCAAGTTTTTAATTGAGGAAGAACCCTTAGAAGAAGTGTTACGCGAACGCGCCCGCAACTATCAGGAAAATGAAAAGGAACTTGATTTTTGGTTAGTGCAGCAACCTGCCTTTTTAGAAGCCCCGGAAATGGCTGAGATTAAAGCTAAATGTCCTCAACCTGCGGTGGCTATTATTTCCACAAATAAACAAGTGGTGGTTTGGTTGAAATTGCGTTTAGAGTATGTCCTCACGGGAGAATTTCCCGCACCGACTGCGAGTATTCCTGATGCTTTGGCATCTTTGGCAACGGCGTCTTAA
- a CDS encoding pyridoxine 5'-phosphate synthase, whose translation MPTLGVNIDHIATIRQARRTVEPDPVGAAVIAELAGADGITVHLREDRRHIQDRDVRLLRQTVRTHLNLEMAATDEMVAIALDIKPDYITLVPERREEITTEGGLDIAGQIPRMSDVVNTLQGAGIPVSLFIDANPQQIAASAQVKAKFIELHTGCYAEAKGEDQARELDILATGCKLALEAGLRVNAGHGLTYWNVYPVAKIEGMEELNIGHTIISRAVLVGLDQAVREMKQAIYGQL comes from the coding sequence TTGCCGACTTTAGGAGTCAATATTGATCATATTGCCACGATTCGCCAAGCGCGTCGCACCGTTGAACCCGATCCCGTTGGGGCGGCTGTAATTGCTGAATTAGCGGGGGCTGATGGCATTACCGTGCATTTACGCGAAGATCGACGCCATATTCAAGATCGAGATGTGCGACTGTTGCGACAAACGGTAAGAACCCATCTGAATTTAGAAATGGCGGCGACCGATGAAATGGTGGCGATCGCATTAGACATCAAACCCGACTATATTACCTTAGTTCCTGAACGTCGGGAAGAAATTACCACCGAAGGAGGGTTAGATATCGCGGGACAAATTCCTCGGATGAGCGATGTAGTTAACACTCTACAGGGTGCTGGAATACCCGTGAGTTTGTTTATTGATGCCAACCCCCAGCAAATTGCAGCCTCGGCGCAAGTCAAGGCGAAATTTATTGAACTGCATACGGGATGCTATGCGGAGGCGAAAGGGGAAGACCAAGCCAGAGAACTCGATATTTTAGCGACAGGTTGTAAGCTGGCCTTAGAAGCGGGACTGCGGGTAAATGCAGGTCACGGGTTAACGTATTGGAATGTTTACCCCGTTGCGAAAATAGAAGGGATGGAAGAACTCAATATTGGTCATACAATAATAAGTCGGGCAGTTCTCGTTGGTTTAGATCAAGCCGTTCGAGAAATGAAACAAGCGATTTACGGGCAACTCTAA